In Thermodesulfatator atlanticus DSM 21156, the following proteins share a genomic window:
- the feoB gene encoding ferrous iron transport protein B — protein sequence MEKEIKIALAGNPNCGKTTIFNALTGAKQKVGNYPGVTVERKEGFLKLNSYRIRVIDLPGTYSLSSYSPEEVVARQVIVEEKPAVVVNIIDASNLERNLYLTMQLLELGVPLILVLNMIDDAKKKGLKINVSALEKKLGVPVVTTIGHRGVGIDQLKKVIRQVIEAPEKAKPKFPLPYPRELLEEIEKLSDLLKEQGSLRDYPLKWLALKAIEGDEEIISFLVSQKALGSSFLQRLKASQERIKKLLGDEPEPLLAEYRYYAIQQLLKDVVNYVPRKTLSDRIDAIVCHRIFGIPIFITVMVLLFQAVFSWSAPFMELIDSFFSWLGNFVGARLPDGLLKSLVVDGMIAGVGGVLVFLPQILILFFLISLLEDSGYMPRAAFVVDRLLKPFGLNGKSFVPLLSSFACNIPGIMATRTIENYHQRLLTIFAAPFMSCSARLPIYTLLIAAFIPDKKVWSVFNLQGLVLAAMYVTGLIVALVTVIIFRFMLFRGEPSPFLMELPPYRFPTLKSILLQMWNRSVLYVRKAGTVILGISIVMWALFTFPMNPELSKDYEALKGKAQDQETLIKLANEEAAERLSKSYAGRFGRLIEPLIKPLGFDWRIGIALTSAFAAKEVLVSTLAQIYALGGGGSDEVSLLENIKKDPLFNPVTAIGLMLFALLMVPCMATLPVMKMETGSWRWPGLMVCWTLTVAWLVTFFWVHFLGPQVTKALGL from the coding sequence ATGGAAAAAGAGATAAAAATAGCCCTTGCGGGGAACCCTAATTGCGGCAAGACCACCATATTTAACGCCCTTACCGGGGCCAAGCAAAAAGTTGGCAACTACCCCGGCGTGACCGTTGAACGTAAGGAAGGTTTCCTTAAGCTTAACAGCTATCGCATAAGGGTAATTGATCTTCCTGGCACATATTCGCTTTCATCTTATTCCCCTGAAGAAGTAGTTGCCCGCCAGGTCATAGTCGAGGAAAAACCCGCGGTGGTGGTTAATATCATCGATGCCTCAAATCTTGAGCGCAATCTTTACCTCACCATGCAACTGCTGGAGCTCGGGGTGCCGCTAATTCTCGTACTCAACATGATTGACGATGCCAAGAAAAAGGGGCTTAAGATCAACGTTTCTGCCCTTGAAAAAAAGCTTGGGGTGCCGGTGGTTACCACTATCGGCCACCGGGGCGTAGGGATTGATCAGCTCAAAAAGGTTATCAGGCAGGTGATTGAAGCACCAGAAAAAGCAAAACCCAAGTTCCCCTTACCATACCCCAGGGAGCTTTTAGAAGAGATTGAAAAGCTTTCTGATCTTTTAAAGGAGCAAGGATCTCTTCGCGACTATCCCCTTAAATGGCTTGCTTTAAAGGCTATTGAAGGGGACGAAGAAATTATTTCTTTTCTGGTTTCTCAAAAAGCCCTGGGATCTTCTTTTTTGCAAAGACTGAAAGCCTCTCAGGAACGTATTAAGAAGCTTTTGGGTGATGAGCCTGAGCCGTTGCTTGCAGAGTACCGCTATTACGCCATTCAGCAGCTTTTAAAAGACGTGGTGAACTATGTGCCACGCAAAACCTTAAGCGACCGTATTGATGCCATTGTTTGCCATCGGATTTTCGGGATACCTATCTTTATTACCGTGATGGTTCTTCTTTTCCAGGCGGTATTTTCCTGGTCCGCACCTTTTATGGAACTAATAGACAGCTTTTTTAGCTGGCTAGGAAACTTTGTTGGTGCTCGCTTACCAGATGGCCTTTTAAAGAGCCTTGTAGTGGACGGCATGATCGCAGGAGTAGGCGGCGTCCTTGTCTTCTTACCGCAGATACTAATTCTTTTCTTTTTGATTTCCCTTTTAGAAGACTCAGGCTATATGCCCCGGGCAGCCTTTGTGGTTGATAGGCTCCTTAAGCCTTTTGGTCTAAACGGAAAATCCTTTGTGCCGCTTCTTTCTTCCTTTGCCTGTAATATTCCGGGGATTATGGCCACGCGCACCATTGAAAATTATCACCAGCGCCTTTTGACCATCTTTGCCGCGCCTTTTATGAGTTGTTCTGCAAGGCTCCCTATTTATACGCTACTCATTGCAGCTTTTATCCCTGATAAAAAAGTCTGGAGTGTTTTTAATCTCCAGGGTCTTGTCTTGGCGGCTATGTATGTCACAGGCCTTATCGTTGCCTTGGTAACGGTCATTATCTTTCGTTTTATGCTTTTCCGGGGGGAGCCTTCGCCTTTTCTTATGGAACTTCCACCTTATCGTTTCCCCACGCTTAAAAGCATTTTGCTCCAGATGTGGAATCGCTCGGTGCTTTACGTGCGTAAAGCAGGGACAGTTATTCTCGGTATTTCCATCGTTATGTGGGCCCTTTTTACTTTTCCCATGAATCCAGAGCTTTCTAAAGATTACGAGGCCTTGAAGGGCAAAGCCCAGGACCAAGAAACTTTAATAAAGCTTGCCAATGAAGAAGCCGCGGAAAGGCTCTCAAAAAGCTATGCAGGCCGCTTTGGCAGACTTATCGAGCCGCTGATAAAGCCTCTTGGTTTTGACTGGCGTATTGGTATTGCCTTGACCTCTGCCTTTGCTGCTAAAGAGGTTCTAGTCTCAACTCTTGCCCAGATTTACGCCCTTGGTGGTGGAGGAAGCGACGAAGTCTCTCTCCTGGAAAACATCAAAAAAGACCCGCTTTTCAATCCCGTCACCGCTATAGGACTCATGCTTTTTGCCTTGCTCATGGTGCCGTGTATGGCAACCCTTCCGGTGATGAAAATGGAAACAGGTTCCTGGCGCTGGCCTGGGCTCATGGTCTGCTGGACTTTGACCGTGGCCTGGTTAGTAACGTTCTTTTGGGTTCATTTTCTAGGTCCGCAGGTGACAAAGGCCTTGGGTCTTTGA